A window from Vibrio cortegadensis encodes these proteins:
- a CDS encoding DUF1538 domain-containing protein, translated as MAAILSLFKAMLGSFRDLLPIVLVIAFFQLVVLQEPLPNLISILVGLLLVVLGLTFFIFGLEMGLFPIGESMAQAFARKGSVFWLICFAFCLGFGTTIAEPALTAVADEAAEVAAEGGMIIHTEAAMSDYADGLRLTVAFSVGIAIVLGVLRILKGWPIHYMIIAGYIGVVILTGFAPENIIGIAYDSGGVTTSTITVPLVTALGVGLASSIKGRNPMIDGFGLIAFASLLPMMFVMVYGMVVA; from the coding sequence ATGGCAGCAATACTTTCGCTATTTAAAGCCATGCTGGGGAGCTTTAGAGATTTACTCCCTATCGTGCTTGTTATCGCTTTTTTTCAGTTGGTTGTTTTACAAGAGCCACTCCCTAATTTAATTTCTATCCTTGTTGGATTGTTGTTGGTGGTCCTTGGTTTAACCTTTTTTATTTTTGGATTGGAGATGGGGTTATTTCCAATCGGGGAATCGATGGCGCAAGCCTTTGCCCGCAAAGGGAGCGTATTCTGGCTCATTTGTTTTGCCTTTTGCTTAGGGTTTGGCACCACGATAGCAGAACCTGCGTTAACGGCAGTCGCAGATGAAGCGGCAGAGGTGGCAGCTGAAGGCGGTATGATCATTCATACTGAAGCGGCCATGAGTGATTATGCGGATGGACTGCGTTTGACGGTTGCATTTTCTGTTGGGATAGCCATTGTTCTTGGGGTATTGAGAATTTTAAAAGGGTGGCCAATTCATTATATGATCATTGCTGGCTATATCGGTGTGGTGATCCTTACTGGATTTGCGCCTGAAAATATTATCGGGATCGCTTACGATTCGGGAGGGGTGACCACGTCTACTATAACCGTGCCATTGGTGACGGCTTTAGGGGTAGGATTAGCGTCCTCGATCAAAGGACGAAACCCAATGATTGATGGCTTTGGTTTGATCGCCTTCGCTTCTTTATTGCCTATGATGTTCGTTATGGTCTATGGAATGGTGGTGGCATGA
- the yfcE gene encoding phosphodiesterase — protein MNLFFASDLHGSLPATEQMISQYVKSGAKHLILLGDILNHGPRNAIPEGYNPPEVAQLLNQYADQIIAVRGNCDSEVDQMLLSFPMMMDYSWVLLESGQRLFLTHGHTYNSDKRPALRDGDILAHGHTHIPVAEEQNGVVIFNPGSVTIPRNGYAASFGLLSNNRLQVIGFDQSVIKEVTI, from the coding sequence TTGAATCTTTTTTTCGCTTCAGATTTACACGGCTCACTGCCGGCAACTGAACAGATGATTTCGCAATATGTGAAATCAGGAGCTAAGCATCTAATTTTGTTAGGTGACATTTTAAATCATGGCCCGAGAAACGCGATTCCTGAAGGGTATAATCCCCCTGAGGTTGCACAGCTTCTTAATCAGTATGCGGATCAGATCATTGCTGTTAGAGGCAACTGTGATAGTGAAGTGGATCAGATGTTGTTGTCATTTCCAATGATGATGGATTACTCGTGGGTATTGCTAGAAAGTGGTCAACGTCTATTTTTGACACACGGTCACACTTATAATTCTGATAAGCGACCAGCTTTACGTGACGGTGATATTTTGGCTCATGGTCATACCCATATTCCGGTCGCAGAAGAGCAAAATGGTGTGGTGATCTTTAACCCAGGCTCTGTGACTATTCCACGCAATGGTTACGCTGCAAGCTTTGGGCTACTCAGCAATAATAGATTGCAAGTTATTGGCTTTGACCAATCGGTAATCAAAGAAGTGACCATCTAA
- a CDS encoding regulatory protein ToxS → MKLKLAYLALALSSVLSAWMYWGSDIKVEQVLTSKEWQSRMVSLITNNDKESAIGPLSKVEVTSNVKYLPNGSYIRVSRMELFGNEKESQNTINISETGEWDISDNYLLISPTEFKDVSSAQSKEFTPEQLTLITQVFKLDSQQSRRIDIVNQKTLLLTSLNHGSTVLFTN, encoded by the coding sequence ATGAAATTAAAATTGGCTTATCTCGCGTTAGCCCTCTCCTCTGTATTAAGTGCATGGATGTATTGGGGAAGCGACATCAAAGTTGAACAAGTGCTTACGTCTAAAGAGTGGCAATCTAGAATGGTCTCACTGATCACCAATAATGATAAAGAGAGTGCGATTGGGCCGCTAAGTAAAGTTGAGGTGACATCAAACGTAAAGTATTTACCAAATGGTTCATACATCCGCGTCTCTCGAATGGAGCTGTTCGGTAATGAGAAAGAGAGCCAAAACACCATCAACATTTCAGAAACTGGCGAATGGGATATTAGTGATAACTATTTATTGATCTCACCAACTGAGTTTAAAGATGTCTCTTCTGCTCAAAGTAAAGAGTTCACTCCCGAGCAATTAACACTAATTACTCAGGTATTTAAGTTAGATTCTCAGCAAAGCCGCCGAATTGATATCGTGAACCAAAAGACACTGCTCTTAACCAGTTTAAACCACGGTTCAACGGTGTTATTTACAAACTAA
- a CDS encoding P-II family nitrogen regulator has product MRFKLILAFVEDSKTDVVLDAARDAGATGATVINNARGQGVNKKRTFFGLTLEVQKDVLLFVVEEHLSRHILERISEVGEFDQESGQGIAIQIDIEDAVGVAHQVETLTKVVEEEI; this is encoded by the coding sequence ATGCGCTTTAAACTCATTTTGGCTTTTGTAGAGGATAGCAAGACCGATGTGGTTCTTGATGCTGCTCGAGATGCCGGTGCAACGGGAGCGACGGTGATCAACAATGCTAGGGGCCAAGGTGTGAATAAAAAACGCACATTCTTTGGTTTAACTCTTGAAGTGCAAAAAGACGTGTTGTTGTTTGTTGTTGAGGAACACCTTTCGCGTCATATCTTGGAAAGAATCAGTGAGGTCGGGGAGTTCGACCAAGAGTCAGGGCAGGGAATAGCGATACAGATTGATATCGAAGATGCGGTCGGGGTTGCCCATCAAGTTGAGACATTAACAAAAGTTGTTGAGGAAGAAATATGA
- a CDS encoding SDR family oxidoreductase produces MSKAILITGCSTGIGYTCAHALHQQGYQVIASCRNKDDVVKLQQEGLTCIQLDLSCTDSIRSGATEALRLCDGDLYALFNNGAYGQPGALEDLPTDGLRTQFETNFFGWHELVLQLLPSMRKQGTGRIIQNSSVLGFAAMKYRGAYNASKFAIEGWTDTLRLELYQSGVHISLIEPGPIETQFRANALIAFKKWINIENSVHSTYYQQQVSRLANDESNNAFVLPAEACIAPVLHALESKSPKLRYRITTPTKVFAFLKRILPAKWLDPILRKAA; encoded by the coding sequence ATGTCAAAGGCTATATTGATTACAGGATGTTCAACGGGGATTGGTTACACTTGTGCTCATGCGCTACATCAACAAGGTTATCAAGTCATCGCATCATGCCGAAACAAGGATGATGTTGTAAAACTTCAGCAGGAAGGTCTCACTTGCATCCAGTTAGACTTAAGTTGCACTGATAGCATCCGTTCTGGCGCGACAGAGGCCCTACGCTTGTGTGATGGAGATCTTTATGCACTGTTTAATAATGGTGCTTATGGACAGCCAGGAGCGTTAGAAGATCTACCAACCGATGGATTAAGAACGCAGTTTGAAACCAATTTTTTTGGCTGGCATGAACTCGTACTTCAACTTCTCCCGTCAATGAGAAAGCAAGGAACAGGGCGTATTATTCAAAATAGCTCCGTTCTCGGTTTTGCCGCCATGAAATATCGAGGGGCATACAACGCATCCAAATTTGCAATTGAAGGTTGGACTGACACTCTACGCCTTGAGCTATATCAATCAGGAGTTCATATCTCTCTTATCGAACCCGGACCAATCGAAACTCAGTTTCGTGCAAATGCGCTTATTGCATTTAAAAAGTGGATAAACATTGAAAACAGTGTCCATAGCACCTACTACCAACAACAAGTTTCACGTCTAGCCAACGATGAATCGAATAATGCGTTTGTACTCCCAGCGGAAGCTTGCATCGCACCAGTACTGCATGCATTAGAGTCCAAGTCACCCAAGTTACGCTATAGGATCACGACTCCAACGAAAGTGTTTGCCTTTCTAAAACGTATTCTACCCGCAAAATGGTTAGATCCTATCTTACGCAAAGCCGCTTAG
- a CDS encoding winged helix-turn-helix domain-containing protein: MSNIGTKFILAKRFVFDPNSNSLMDQAEECETVRLGSNESRILLLLCEKPNEVITRNQLHEFVWRDQGFEVDDSSLTQAISTLRKMLKDSTKSPAFVKTVPKRGYQLIANVERSAPLASSDTVLPIPNETTVEESSTNVESEPPAPIVEVEVQQSNLGAVTQETASFDSKLLSWLPKILVSIAILLPLLVLLFTNPAESQFRQLAVVDNIPIKTPLNHPDISKWVPSIKTCIESYNERHRDELMPSEVIATGGENNRLVLNYIHPVEFSGENVTLRIFTELSNLNKVCK; encoded by the coding sequence ATGAGTAATATCGGTACTAAGTTCATACTTGCGAAGCGCTTTGTTTTTGATCCAAATAGTAATTCTCTTATGGATCAAGCAGAGGAATGCGAAACGGTTAGACTAGGTAGCAATGAGAGTCGTATCCTATTATTGCTATGCGAGAAACCCAATGAAGTCATCACTCGTAATCAACTCCATGAGTTTGTTTGGCGAGATCAAGGATTTGAAGTTGATGATTCAAGCCTAACTCAGGCGATATCAACACTACGCAAGATGCTTAAAGATTCTACAAAATCCCCTGCCTTCGTTAAGACAGTGCCTAAGCGAGGCTATCAACTCATTGCCAACGTAGAACGTTCCGCTCCATTAGCGTCAAGTGATACCGTTTTACCTATACCAAATGAAACGACAGTTGAAGAAAGCAGCACAAATGTAGAATCAGAACCACCAGCACCTATCGTTGAAGTGGAAGTACAACAATCAAACCTTGGCGCAGTAACACAAGAAACCGCCTCATTTGATTCAAAGTTACTCAGTTGGCTACCAAAGATTCTCGTGAGCATTGCCATTCTGCTTCCTTTATTGGTTTTACTATTCACAAATCCAGCAGAGTCACAATTCCGTCAACTTGCGGTGGTGGATAATATCCCGATTAAAACACCATTGAACCATCCTGATATTTCTAAATGGGTGCCTTCAATAAAAACATGTATTGAAAGCTACAATGAACGTCACCGTGATGAACTAATGCCTAGCGAAGTCATCGCAACGGGTGGAGAAAACAATCGGTTAGTGTTGAATTACATTCATCCTGTGGAGTTTTCTGGTGAGAATGTCACCTTACGAATTTTCACTGAACTCTCAAATCTAAATAAAGTCTGTAAGTAA
- a CDS encoding CBS domain-containing protein, giving the protein MISHEKIRIRDVMANTYVIVDGLTTVHEGIKLAKQHKVKALIVNKRHDDDEYGIVLMNDIAKKVLAKNRSSKRTNIYEIMTKPALAVDPGMNVKYCARLFERFGISRAPVIEDGKIIGMVSYNNIVINGMAKDDD; this is encoded by the coding sequence ATGATCAGCCATGAAAAAATACGCATTAGAGACGTAATGGCCAATACCTATGTCATTGTTGATGGACTAACGACAGTACATGAAGGTATCAAACTGGCTAAGCAGCATAAGGTTAAAGCGCTTATTGTGAATAAGCGTCATGATGATGATGAGTACGGTATTGTTCTAATGAATGATATTGCGAAGAAAGTACTCGCGAAAAACCGTTCATCTAAACGTACTAATATTTATGAAATTATGACAAAACCAGCGTTAGCCGTAGATCCTGGTATGAATGTTAAATATTGCGCTCGGTTATTTGAACGTTTTGGCATCAGCCGTGCGCCAGTCATCGAAGATGGAAAGATTATTGGAATGGTGAGCTACAACAATATCGTGATAAATGGCATGGCGAAAGATGACGACTAA
- a CDS encoding TIGR01777 family oxidoreductase — protein sequence MKILLTGGTGFIGKELIKCFRTEQIILLTRNPQNAQQNLQHANTGNITYINTLDNFSDLNDVDVVINLAGEAIAEKRWNAKQKETICNSRWKLTEKIVELIHASTEPPSVFISGSAVGYYGDQQDHPFDESLHVHQVGFPHQVCSHWEQIAKRSQSELTRVCLLRTGIVLGKDGGALDKMLLPYKLGLGGPIGKGKQYMPWIHMLDMVRAIVYLVETPHASGEFNVCAPHPVTNKTFSRSLAKALKRPHLLFTPKWILKLMMGESSCLLFDSIRAKPKKLTELGFIFAYSRIEPALKNLLQNQN from the coding sequence ATGAAGATACTATTGACAGGTGGAACGGGTTTTATTGGAAAGGAACTCATTAAATGCTTTAGAACGGAGCAAATTATATTACTGACGAGAAACCCGCAAAACGCACAGCAAAATTTACAACACGCGAATACTGGAAATATCACTTACATCAACACACTAGATAACTTTAGCGATCTTAATGATGTTGATGTTGTCATTAATCTGGCAGGTGAAGCGATTGCAGAAAAACGATGGAACGCCAAGCAAAAAGAAACCATCTGCAATAGCCGTTGGAAACTCACTGAAAAAATCGTCGAACTCATTCATGCGAGCACTGAACCTCCTAGCGTTTTTATTAGCGGTTCTGCCGTAGGGTATTATGGTGATCAACAAGATCACCCTTTCGACGAAAGTCTTCATGTCCATCAAGTTGGTTTTCCGCATCAAGTCTGCTCCCACTGGGAACAAATCGCGAAGCGTTCTCAATCTGAGCTCACACGAGTATGCCTCCTTCGAACTGGGATTGTGCTAGGTAAAGATGGGGGAGCCTTGGACAAAATGCTACTGCCTTACAAGCTAGGGCTCGGAGGGCCAATAGGCAAAGGCAAGCAATATATGCCTTGGATTCATATGTTAGACATGGTGAGAGCCATTGTTTATTTAGTAGAAACGCCACATGCTAGTGGTGAATTCAATGTTTGTGCGCCTCATCCCGTTACCAATAAAACTTTCAGCCGCTCTTTAGCTAAAGCACTAAAAAGACCTCATTTACTTTTCACTCCTAAATGGATATTGAAATTAATGATGGGAGAATCCTCATGCTTGCTTTTTGATAGTATTCGAGCCAAGCCTAAAAAATTAACCGAGCTGGGGTTCATTTTTGCTTACTCTAGAATAGAGCCAGCTCTTAAAAATTTACTGCAAAACCAAAATTAA
- a CDS encoding DUF1538 domain-containing protein — protein MISFSDFIDTFTGTILDVVPIVTIIFGFQVAVLRKPISNLPKVILGFFYVILGLSLFLMGLELALFPLGETMAQQLTAPEFLYDFKVSVGQSLAWIDYYWVYLFAFFIGFSTTIAEPSLIAVAIKANQVSGGSISVNGLRIAVALGVAIGISLGSYRIVVGDPIHYYIIAGYIVVVIQTFYAPKLIVPLAYDSGGVTTSTVTVPLVTALGLGLASTVPGRNPMIDGFGLIAFASLFPIISVMAYAQITQWLNQKGSSEEKENAL, from the coding sequence ATGATTTCATTTTCCGATTTTATTGACACTTTCACTGGGACTATTCTCGATGTTGTCCCTATTGTGACCATTATATTTGGTTTTCAAGTCGCCGTTTTACGTAAGCCAATTAGTAATTTACCTAAAGTGATATTGGGTTTTTTCTATGTCATTTTAGGGCTCTCTCTTTTTTTGATGGGGCTAGAATTGGCGCTGTTTCCACTTGGCGAAACCATGGCTCAGCAGTTAACTGCTCCAGAGTTTTTATATGATTTTAAAGTGAGTGTAGGTCAGTCACTCGCTTGGATTGATTACTATTGGGTTTACCTTTTTGCCTTCTTTATTGGTTTTAGCACCACAATCGCAGAACCATCCCTTATTGCCGTTGCGATAAAAGCCAATCAAGTGTCAGGGGGAAGTATCAGCGTGAATGGGTTAAGAATTGCGGTAGCTCTAGGGGTTGCGATTGGAATATCTTTGGGCAGTTATCGAATTGTAGTCGGAGACCCGATTCACTATTACATCATCGCAGGTTATATCGTGGTGGTGATTCAAACCTTTTATGCTCCTAAATTAATAGTGCCTTTGGCATATGATTCTGGAGGAGTGACAACGTCAACGGTAACCGTACCCTTAGTTACGGCTTTAGGGCTAGGGCTAGCTTCTACCGTTCCGGGACGAAACCCGATGATTGATGGCTTTGGTCTGATCGCCTTTGCCAGTTTATTTCCTATTATTTCAGTTATGGCGTATGCCCAAATTACCCAATGGTTAAACCAAAAAGGCTCGTCAGAGGAGAAAGAAAATGCGCTTTAA